ACTACAGTAAAGTTTTTTAAGCTTTCATTTATATCGGGAGGTAGCACAGATACATTTAATTCTTTGCAGTCATGGATATATAAAGCTACTTTTTCAGAAGATGCTATAGCCCCTGTCAACATAGCCGCTAAAAATTCTGTTGGATAATTAGCTTTTAGATAGGAGGTTTGAAAAGCTAATACTGCGTAAGCTGCTGCATGGGCTTTATTAAAACCATAATCGGCAAATTTAACTATTAAGTCAAATATTTCCTTAGCTTTTTGTTGTTCTAACCCATTTTTTACACAACCATCAATAAATTTAATTTCTTGCTCTGCTAACACATCTCTTTTCTTTTTCCCCATAGCCCTCCGTAAAATGTCTGATTCTCCTAAAGTAAATCCCGCTAATTCTGATGCCACCCTCATAATCTGCTCTTGATAAACCATTATTCCATAAGTTTCTTCTAGAATACTCTCAACCTTTTTATGTGGGTAAGTTACAGGAATTTCTTTATGTTTACTCTTAATAAACTTAGGTATTTGCTCCATCGGTCCCGGTCGGTATAAAGCTAATACAGCTATTATGTCCTCAAATTTAGATGGTTTTAGTTCTCTTAATACATTTCGCATACCTGAACTTTCTAACTGAAAAATACCTAGGGTTTTTCCCTGTGAAATGAGCTCATAAGTATTTTTGTCATCAAAGTTTAATTCTTCTATATTTATTTCAATTCTTTTTGTTTTTTTTATAATTTTAACAGCTTCATTAATTATAGTTAATGTTCTCAGCCCCAAAAAGTCCATTTTTAAAAGTCCTAGTTCTTCCAGAGTATTCATGGGGAACTGAGTAACCACCCCATGATCACTTGTTTGAAGGGGAACATATTCAGTTAAGGGTTCCTTTGAGATAACTACTCCTGCCGCATGGGTAGATGAATGCCTTGGCATTCCTTCCAATGATTTAGATATATCAATTAGCTGTTTTATTTCTTCATCTTGTTTATAGAGTTCAGCTAGCTTAGTTTCTATTTTCAACGCTTTTTCTATTGTCATATTCAGCTCAAAAGGTATAAGTTTAGCTATTTTATCTACAACACCGTAAGGCATTCCTAATGCCCTTCCAACATCTCTAACCGCTGCCCTGGCCGCCATGGTACCGAACGTTATAATTTGGGCAACTCTTTCTTCACCATACTTTTCAACTACGTAGTCAATTACTTCTTCTCGGCGTTCATAACAAAAGTCGATGTCGATATCTGGCATTGTCACTCTTTCTGGATTCAAAAACCTTTCAAAAAGGAGGTCATACCTTAAGGGGTCGATATTGGTTATCCCTAAAGAGTAAGCAACCAAACTCCCGGCAGCTGAACCTCGACCTGGGCCTACTAAAATACTATTTTCTTTTGCATAATTTATAAAATCCCAGGTAATTAAAAAGTATCCACTATACCCCATACTATTAATAACGTCTAGCTCATATTTAAGCCGTTGTTGAGCTTCAACTGTAATGTTATTACCATAACGTTTTTTAAGCCCTTGTTGACACAAATCAGTCAAATGCTGGTGAGTAGTTTTCCCTGGAGGTATTGGATAATTAGGCATGTGCATACTATCAAAATCAAACTCTAAATTACACTTTTCTGCTATTTCTACTGTATTATCCAAAGCTTCTGGTATATGGCGAAATTTTTCTTCCATTTCTTCTCTACTTTTTAAATAAAATTCATTGTTAGGAAAACTCATTCTATCTTGTTCATCAATTTTATTAGCTGTTTGAATACAAAGTAAAACATCATGGGGATAGTGGTCATTTCTGTCAATATAATGTATATCATTCGTAGCTACCAGTTTTAAGTCAAATTTTTGGGATAGCTCAATTAAATAACTATTTACTTCTCTCTGTTCTAATAAGCTATGGTCTTGTAACTCGAGATATAAATCTTCTTTACCAAAAATCTGAATATATTTTTCACATAGCTCGTCAACTTCATCCCATCTTTTCTGGAGAATCATTTGCGGGAGTTCCCCTGCCAAACATCCAGTTAAACACACAAGACCTTTACTGTACTTTTGTAACAGCTCCATATCAATTCGTGGTTTATAATAAAAACCTTCGGTAAATCCTATAGTAACAAGATTCATTAAATTTTTATAACCTATTTGATTTTTTGCAAGTAAAACTAAGTGGTGAGTACTTTCGCTAGGTTTTCCTTTTTTATATTCTCTGCCTTGAGGTGAAGTGT
This genomic interval from Proteinivorax tanatarense contains the following:
- a CDS encoding DNA polymerase III subunit alpha, whose translation is MSSFVHLHVHTEYSLLDGAAKIKDVVTRAKELNMPAMAITDHGVMYGIIDFYKECKKQGVKPIIGCEVYTSPQGREYKKGKPSESTHHLVLLAKNQIGYKNLMNLVTIGFTEGFYYKPRIDMELLQKYSKGLVCLTGCLAGELPQMILQKRWDEVDELCEKYIQIFGKEDLYLELQDHSLLEQREVNSYLIELSQKFDLKLVATNDIHYIDRNDHYPHDVLLCIQTANKIDEQDRMSFPNNEFYLKSREEMEEKFRHIPEALDNTVEIAEKCNLEFDFDSMHMPNYPIPPGKTTHQHLTDLCQQGLKKRYGNNITVEAQQRLKYELDVINSMGYSGYFLITWDFINYAKENSILVGPGRGSAAGSLVAYSLGITNIDPLRYDLLFERFLNPERVTMPDIDIDFCYERREEVIDYVVEKYGEERVAQIITFGTMAARAAVRDVGRALGMPYGVVDKIAKLIPFELNMTIEKALKIETKLAELYKQDEEIKQLIDISKSLEGMPRHSSTHAAGVVISKEPLTEYVPLQTSDHGVVTQFPMNTLEELGLLKMDFLGLRTLTIINEAVKIIKKTKRIEINIEELNFDDKNTYELISQGKTLGIFQLESSGMRNVLRELKPSKFEDIIAVLALYRPGPMEQIPKFIKSKHKEIPVTYPHKKVESILEETYGIMVYQEQIMRVASELAGFTLGESDILRRAMGKKKRDVLAEQEIKFIDGCVKNGLEQQKAKEIFDLIVKFADYGFNKAHAAAYAVLAFQTSYLKANYPTEFLAAMLTGAIASSEKVALYIHDCKELNVSVLPPDINESLKNFTVVDEKKIRFGMLAIKNVGEGVIDNIISEREDNGVYTSMEDFCSRVSSCNRRVLESLIKAGAFDSINNNRAQLLGSIDVLVTFSQMIKSQKESGQMSMFELMDDFNKNESLSLEKVPPFSEKDKLQLEKETLGLYISGHPLDEYKSIYKTGVKNSIDVQSYKDNSQVTVAGVISASKKIMTKNNKPMAFVSLEDAFSEIEVIVFTDSYEKHQSQLESDQPLVVEGRVSFKEEEGAKLLCQKIWDIEEYSKAIAGKRNNNPKKNENNELEKLYLRLPKMDKNTIEMINRLLDVSPGEHSVIYYIESDKKAIKSKYKVSIEQNILNGLREFLGKKNVKVK